In Methanobacteriaceae archaeon, a single window of DNA contains:
- a CDS encoding tRNA(His) guanylyltransferase Thg1 family protein, producing MKGYEVYSSLKVPKNSKIIVRLDGRSFHQLARDLNLIKPYDDNFYNVFSNVCEDLFKEFSASFVYAFSDEISILLDKVPFNGRLEKIDSVIASFAASSFVMHYNTQFKKPPAFDARVIPISDDDILEYFKWRQDESWRNCVNSHGIFYLKSKYPNNIANDKINGKNLSDVHELLFEHGINLNDVDTYKKRGLAVYRKNKKVVGFNKKENKNQVSYRSYVHTDWDLPKFSHDFFKQIGVLK from the coding sequence ATGAAGGGATATGAAGTTTATTCTTCACTAAAAGTTCCAAAAAACTCTAAAATTATTGTTCGTTTGGATGGTAGGAGTTTTCATCAGTTGGCTCGTGATTTAAACTTAATTAAACCATATGATGATAATTTCTATAATGTTTTTTCTAATGTTTGTGAAGATTTATTTAAGGAATTTTCTGCAAGTTTTGTTTATGCATTTTCAGATGAAATCAGCATCCTTTTAGATAAGGTTCCATTTAATGGAAGACTGGAAAAAATTGATTCTGTAATTGCAAGTTTTGCAGCTAGTTCTTTTGTAATGCATTACAATACTCAATTTAAAAAACCTCCTGCATTTGATGCACGTGTTATTCCAATTTCTGATGATGATATATTGGAATATTTTAAATGGAGACAGGATGAATCATGGAGAAACTGTGTTAATTCTCATGGAATTTTTTACCTAAAATCAAAGTATCCAAATAATATTGCTAATGATAAAATAAATGGCAAGAATTTAAGTGATGTACACGAATTATTATTTGAACATGGTATTAATTTAAATGATGTTGATACTTATAAAAAAAGAGGTCTTGCAGTATATAGGAAGAACAAAAAAGTCGTAGGTTTTAACAAAAAAGAAAACAAAAATCAAGTATCCTACAGAAGTTATGTTCACACAGACTGGGACCTTCCAAAATTCAGTCATGATTTCTTTAAACAAATAGGTGTGTTAAAATGA
- a CDS encoding aspartate dehydrogenase, which produces MKVGIIGCGAIANIITGSITSENNGIEIAYFFDKDIERAENLASLAGGVAALDFDEMLNNVDLVLECASPDSVKEYAPIVLKKGIDMIIMSIGAFMDTEFYNTVLNVAKQNNAKIHLPSGAVVGLDGIKAVAKFGLKEINLVTRKSPRSLGKDIDTEEILFEGKASEAVKQFPLNINVAATISMACNKDIDVKIIVDPKVDRNVHEITARGDFGEFKTTTMNFPCAANPKTSMLAALSAIRLLKSFNETISVGM; this is translated from the coding sequence ATGAAAGTCGGTATAATAGGCTGTGGTGCTATTGCCAACATTATTACTGGCAGCATTACTTCTGAAAATAATGGTATTGAAATCGCATACTTTTTTGATAAAGACATCGAAAGAGCAGAGAATTTAGCAAGTTTAGCTGGCGGTGTAGCAGCACTTGATTTTGATGAGATGTTAAACAACGTTGATTTAGTTTTAGAATGTGCTTCACCTGATTCAGTTAAAGAATATGCTCCTATTGTTCTTAAAAAAGGAATTGATATGATTATAATGAGTATTGGAGCATTTATGGATACTGAATTTTATAATACTGTATTAAATGTTGCAAAACAGAATAATGCTAAAATTCACTTGCCTTCCGGTGCTGTTGTTGGTTTGGATGGAATTAAAGCAGTTGCTAAATTCGGTCTTAAAGAAATTAACCTTGTTACCCGTAAATCTCCAAGGTCTCTTGGTAAGGATATTGATACTGAAGAGATATTGTTTGAAGGCAAGGCTTCTGAGGCAGTTAAACAGTTCCCATTAAACATTAACGTTGCTGCAACAATAAGTATGGCATGTAACAAGGATATTGATGTTAAAATCATTGTTGATCCTAAAGTAGATAGAAATGTGCATGAAATTACTGCTAGAGGAGATTTCGGTGAATTTAAAACAACTACTATGAATTTCCCTTGTGCAGCTAATCCTAAAACAAGTATGTTAGCAGCACTATCTGCAATCAGATTACTTAAAAGCTTCAATGAAACCATTAGTGTGGGTATGTAA
- a CDS encoding PRC-barrel domain-containing protein: protein MVKVSKLRSLDIYTNTGHYVGRVEDVVLNIRLGTISKLQVRAIEHERKPAGVINSFLGSIRGEVPEENDMKSFQDDVLTVDFDKVQAIGDIMLINPRDIRRNQEPQVPDAVVPKQPETQPQEKQVQFDAERA, encoded by the coding sequence ATGGTAAAAGTTTCAAAATTACGCAGTTTAGATATTTATACTAACACAGGGCATTATGTTGGACGTGTAGAAGATGTTGTTCTCAATATTAGATTAGGAACTATCTCAAAATTACAGGTTAGAGCTATTGAACATGAAAGAAAACCTGCAGGTGTTATTAATTCATTTTTAGGAAGTATTCGTGGAGAAGTTCCAGAAGAAAATGATATGAAATCTTTCCAAGATGACGTATTAACTGTTGATTTCGATAAAGTTCAAGCTATTGGCGACATTATGTTAATCAACCCAAGAGACATTAGAAGAAACCAAGAACCACAAGTTCCTGATGCTGTTGTCCCAAAACAACCTGAAACTCAACCACAAGAAAAACAAGTCCAATTTGACGCTGAAAGAGCTTAG
- a CDS encoding tRNA-binding protein yields the protein MWDTTKDYRILVASKARENYLNLIPTASFRGSWNKKQAIDLGKQMNSDFQSLTYSYLEGDELVNSPDVASLKEKGEQIIEYLGGDDWNKKFLSNAPKEDKEKTQENIAKVRFFLDTIIGLKDRLALGPINDPIVGVDIKVGEVMSVTKHPQNDKLLICNVNLGKRAITVLTNDLNVKENNKVGVSLLPPQSFSDIVSEGMFLGMDGSILKDVDGELGQMPKGIPIESLNETRNLVENYLK from the coding sequence ATGTGGGATACAACAAAAGATTATAGAATTTTAGTAGCAAGTAAAGCAAGAGAAAACTATCTCAACCTCATTCCAACCGCATCATTTAGAGGAAGTTGGAATAAAAAACAAGCTATTGACTTAGGAAAACAAATGAACAGTGATTTTCAATCATTAACTTATTCTTACCTTGAAGGAGATGAATTAGTAAACTCCCCAGATGTTGCATCATTAAAAGAAAAAGGAGAGCAAATCATTGAGTATTTAGGAGGAGATGACTGGAATAAAAAATTCTTAAGCAATGCACCTAAAGAAGATAAGGAAAAAACCCAAGAAAACATTGCAAAAGTAAGATTCTTCTTAGATACAATTATCGGATTAAAAGACAGATTAGCACTTGGACCAATTAACGATCCTATTGTTGGAGTAGATATTAAAGTTGGAGAAGTAATGAGTGTTACAAAACATCCACAAAACGACAAATTATTAATCTGTAATGTAAACCTTGGAAAACGTGCAATCACAGTTCTTACTAACGATTTAAACGTTAAAGAAAACAATAAAGTTGGTGTATCCTTACTCCCACCACAATCATTTAGTGATATTGTAAGTGAAGGAATGTTCCTTGGAATGGATGGAAGTATCCTCAAAGACGTTGATGGAGAACTTGGCCAAATGCCAAAAGGAATTCCTATAGAATCACTTAATGAAACAAGAAACCTTGTTGAAAACTATTTAAAATAA
- a CDS encoding heparan-alpha-glucosaminide N-acetyltransferase domain-containing protein has translation MVLIKEISPSYGFIVGNVLGRPYAAPIFMFCMGVGIVYSRRSQWDIMVKRGITLFLLGILVNVFEFFLPYYVCGTLLVSWDIFPIAGGLLLFCVDILAFAGLSFILMGILKKFELSNKKLIVIALLMSIIGSLLRGTDLDIPVLNLIFGNFIGTAGGFTAFPLFNWFIFPIAGYIWGQYFIRAKDKGEFFEF, from the coding sequence ATGGTTTTAATCAAGGAAATTAGTCCTTCTTATGGTTTTATTGTCGGTAATGTTTTAGGAAGACCTTACGCAGCTCCTATATTCATGTTTTGTATGGGAGTTGGAATTGTATACTCAAGACGTAGTCAATGGGACATAATGGTTAAAAGAGGAATAACTTTATTCCTTTTAGGTATTTTAGTAAATGTATTTGAATTTTTCCTCCCATATTACGTTTGTGGAACTTTATTAGTTAGTTGGGACATATTCCCAATAGCTGGTGGATTATTACTCTTTTGTGTTGATATTTTAGCATTCGCTGGTTTATCATTCATTTTAATGGGAATTTTAAAGAAATTTGAACTTTCAAATAAGAAATTAATTGTTATTGCCCTTTTAATGTCAATAATTGGATCTTTATTAAGAGGTACTGATTTAGACATACCAGTTTTAAATTTAATATTTGGTAATTTCATTGGAACTGCTGGTGGATTTACTGCATTCCCATTATTTAACTGGTTCATATTCCCAATTGCAGGTTATATATGGGGACAATATTTCATAAGAGCAAAAGACAAAGGTGAATTCTTTGAATTCTAG